GAGATAATTTTTCAACTTGTGCTATCTCCATCCAAGAACTTGATTCACAGCACACAGGATCCATTCCACAAACCACACCTCTATATCCTGATAGGAAAAACGTTTTAGTACGAGAAAGAGACACTGACAAACTGTACTGAATAAACTATAGCTGAAAAGTGTGGCATATTGGAGGATCAGGATGAAAACATTTGAACGCCTATGTTCTAGTGAAAGTACAAGTGATGGTGAGAATGATCCTTTTGAATTTTGCAATACAGCGAAAAACCCTCTCATCCATTTCTTTACAAGATCGTTTCtcctttatttgattttatgtgCCACCAGGAAATTCCTACAAAATAGCAAGGATGCTCTTGTTCTAACTTCTCTACATTACCCATTCTCTGTAATGCTGTGCATTTCAATCTAAAAATCCATGATAATCCAACTCCAATGTGTTAATTTGATAGAGCGCTCCAAAACCATGTCTTTTACTAAAGTAGATATCAATAATATTCACACTTGCCATATTTGTCCTCAAAGCAATTAAATAAAGCTGAAACACTGGTGTGAAAAGCATGCAACTATAATACCAAAAATTTTGTGCCTCACTTTCTGCCCCAATCTAAAACTATATTCAGCACTTTCATAAGCCAGAACTTTTGCTGATGCAGCTAGGGACTCAGTTTCCAGTTTGGAAATTTCGTCCCGCAGTTGTGCAGCCAAAGCATAATTTTCACTTTCAACAGCCTTCTGCAAATCTGCGCTGTAAAAAGAGACAGGAAAAAGCAACAAATATCTGAGATCAAGCAGTTTAAATATGACAACGTACAACaagtttataaaaataaaaaagaaatgaggTGATAAAAATAATCATCGagaaaaatttgagaataaatGATCAATTTGATGAATATAACCTAAATACCAAAATGGGTATAATATAAGTGAGACTTTACCGTAGACGAATGATATTTAAACCTTTGTCTTGAACTTCGCTCTTTGAAGTTAACCCCCTTTTTGATTCTTGCTGCTTGATGATTTCTGCTTCAACCTTTTAACAAGTATAACAGACAATTCACAATATATGCTCCTATAATCAAGTTATGAATAAgtcaatttatttcaaataaggCACACGTCAAGCCTGACCTCTGTTAGCTTCGTTCTCAATTCTTGTGCAATTTCATACTGCTCAATGTTCAATGCATACTGCAAGACAACAATCCATGCCAAAAAAATCTTGTTGAGCTAAAGATGAGAGAGCTACTGTGTCACTTATACTAGCAAATCCataacaaaacaacatcccATTATACCTGTACTCGTGTTGCCAGGTCCAGCtggaaaaagaagattaaaatatcattgttTGCATTTTCACTGCGCTCTATACGACCACCCAACTCTTGTCCACCCCCTTTAAACAACCATCCAGCTTTGACCTTAAAATTTCCTCGTTTCAATCCACAGGGTTGGCTAGTTAAGGAAAAGCTTCGCATGCATTGATACCAAAAGCATTGCCTGGAAGTTAATTGGGTTAGACTTGTCTGCTTGAAATGCTTGAAATTCCTCCTCCATGAAAGAGCTGATCCATAAACTTTCGGATCTCCCAAGGCTGTCAGAGCGTGTATTGATAAATCCTGCACCATTTCTGCTAAACGGGCAGAGACTATTCcctgattgaagaagaaaatcgTATCTTTCTTCCTCTACCTCTAAATAAAATGTCTTCGCATCTGCTAAGTATGATCAGCTTCAGCTCAAAGGTTGACTACTACTAGAAGACCAATGAGAAAATGAAACACCCACCAGAAAAAACAGATAGGAAGTCATTTAACACCAAAAGATATACATAAGCAAAGAATTATTAAGAACCAGAAAACTGGtgattcaaagaaaaataattctACTGACTTCAGCTAGTAGTCAAACTTAGAAGCTTTACTGAGAAATTTTCCTATATTAAGCGAAAACTTGAATAAAAATGTATTTCATTCTCAATGGTATACTAGCCGCCATCACTTGGAGACATTGGCTCAGTTACAAGCCGAGAGCAACACGTCTATCTAAGTTCACTGAAAATCACAAAAAATTAGAAAACGATTTGCCCTTAGAACTGTTATGTTCCTCAAGTATTAATAAGCATCGCATCAAACAGGAAAGAACCGAGACTTCCAGTTTGGTTAACTACAGAGggaacataaaagaaaataaagttcaTTCCCGTTTATTCCATGAGAAAAAGTTCATACAACGGACAATCTAAAGCTTAAATGTTGAAGAATTTCTTGAATTTACACACTGCATTCTACAATTTCTCGGCAAAAAAACAGAGATAGATTAAACATCACAGATTAATTCAATCGACTGTGATTTTCTATGATGACGGAGAAAGAAGAAGTGAACCTGAAGCTAGAGTTAGAAAGAAGGCCGGAAAACGAACCTGAGAGCTGCCGGAGAAGCGATTTTGTTTGCAACCACAACAGCTGAAAATTGAGTTTCAGGTGGCCTTCGTCGTGACGTTATCCGATCTCTGACGATTGGGTTAAATGTACGGGCGGCCCAAAATATTGAACCCAGATCAGATTAACTTTTGGAGAATTAGAGCCCATCGCAAAATGTAAGGTTTCATtccaaaaatgataaaattgtccCAGAATAAGATTATTCTCATGTACCTAAGTTCTTGATTTGCCTTTATCTGATTTAGTTGTTGATAAAGCTACAAATACCAGATAATTGTAGAAAACAGGGTCAAGTTATGTATATACAATAATGATTGATATTTCTCaagattttttcttattttattattattttagacttttttaaaattacttttcgAATTAATTTCACCTAATTAAATATCAacatttttcaatcaaatttatattgtaaatatccatatattattaacttttattttatcgatatattttattcaaatctttgaatggtttttcattttttataagtattcaattttattcaaatctttgaattgtttttcataattttttacatatattcttaataaataGTGATATATTTctcatattttaaataaattagctTTATATACtgtttttgctattattttaacgatttggaaaaaaataattatttaacaagTTATATGGTTTTATTAGACTTTGATGGTCGATGAGATGAAAATTCTCAATTCTCACTACCATGTTTTTCGAAATTTTGAGGCTCATATTCCATCGAATTCATTGTTCCAACAATTTGTGAAATATATCCCAGATAAAATTTTTTCTTGAGTTAACTATATTTCGTTTGACAATGTAGCAGGTTCTGccaatttgaatcttattaggATTGTTGAAGATAAAAGATATTTTGTGGTTGATGTCATTTTTATCCGAGTTCCCCAAATTGATGAAACTATAAATAGCATGTAATTGTAGAATAAAAACAAGATAATTGTTGATATTTCAACTCAGGTAGTAAACATAAtctccatattttattattattttagattctgTTTAATCACTTTTCGAATTAATCTCACCTTAATTAAATATCTACATTTTtttaccaaatttatattttaaatatccatatattatttaattttattttatccatatatttaattcaaatctttgaatggtttttcattattttataagtattcaattttattcaaatatttgaattgtttttcataattttatatatcaattcttaataaattagttgtatattctcatattcttaataaattagttttatatactgTTCTTGctattattttaacaatttggaaaaaaaaatcacttcgtAAAAAAATGGTCATAACTTTTGTTACTCACACAGTGTTCATCGATTTGGGTTTTGTTGTGGTTTTACTGTTTCTGCTATGACCTTACAACGGATTATGGTTGATGGGATGAGAATTCTCAATATcatgatttctaaaattttgaGGCATCAAATTCATGGTTCCAACAATTTTTGGAATATATGAAAGGTAAACTTTTTCCTCGGGTGAGTTAATTATATCTCATTTGACAATGTACTGGATTGGTTCTGCCAATTCGAATATTATTagaattgttgaaaataaagatattttgtgGTTGATGTCAGTTTTATTAGATTCCccaaattgaagaaactacaaATACCAATAATTGCATAATATAAAACAAGGTCGAGTTATGTACAGAGGATAATTGTTCATATTGCTTAGGAACAACTTTCCTCCTAATTTTGCTCATGTAGTTAACATAATCtccatatattattattattattttagattctgTTTAGCGAATTAATCTCACCTTAATTAAATGTCCagattttctaccaaatttatattttaaatatccatatattataaaattttattttatctatatattttattcaaatctttgaacggtttttcattactttatatgTATTCAAttgtattcaaatatttgaattgtttttcataattttatacattCATTcttaatagattaaaaaaataaatattacttCTAAGAAAATGATCATAACTTTTGTTACTCACACAAAGTATTAATCAATTTAGGTTTTGTTGTGGTTTCTTTAACAAGCTACTGTTTTGAATTAGACTCCTCTTTGATGGTCGATGGGATGAGAGTTCTCACTAGCATGATTTTCGAAATTTTGAGGCGTATATTCCATCAAATTCATGGTTCCAACAATTTTTGGAATATATCCAAGGTAAACTTTTTTCCTCCGGTGAGTTAATTATATCTGTCTGACAATGTACCAGATTGGTTCTTTTAATTCCAATCTTATTGGGATTGTTGAAGATAAATATATCTTGTGATTGATGTCAGTTTTATCAGAGTCCCCCAAAATTGATTTATGTGTAACGGTCGACCATGTCTCACCGGTTGCTCTGAACACTGGAAATACACTGTATTTGAATAACGAATTAGCAGACATTGATCAGGGCAACATTGAAATCGTTGATTTCCAAGATTTCGATTCCTTTCAATCTTGTATTCCTATTAGAGTAAGTTTACTTTTTAGGAGCAAGTCTGTATTGAAGAAAACAGTTTATTTCTTGTCATATGGATTAGACAGTTTGTCAGAATGCATTGTTTATTGTGTGATAGTTGTCTAGATAGAGTGtatttgttgttttcaaacgaTTTTGAAACTCACACATCTTTGGAATTCCATGTGGGGTAGTTTTGACAATTGttaataattgtttttaaattttataatccattttgttatttttataattttaaaaagtttttttcatttatccaaatgaaaacttaaattttgctatttgtcCAGTCAccccttaattttttttttttttaaaaaaattgaagttataTATAAATTGTTGGTTATTTCatccattattattttaatatttttgtttcttttttccttctttcgcTCTCGTTCCTtttctctcactctcactcttTCTCTTCTCATTCAACATTATCGCTcttcactttttctttttttccacttttaataaaataatgttggATGATGTAAACAAAGAGGATTATATAATTGTAATCTCAAAAACTATCTTAGATCTCATTTCGGTCAAATATTTTGGGTCATCTGTAAAACTATCCTCTTTTCTTTTAGGGCATGTTTGATGGGCGTGTTAAGTTGGGTTGGATGGACTTAAATAGCCCACTCGGTGTTTGATGCACACTTAACTTAAAACGGTAGATTTTAAATCCACCTTTTTATCCCATCGTTTTCTTTCCTCGTTTCACGCCTAATTTGCAGGTTTATTATTATGCCcccctctcttttctcttaaTCACATTTCTCTCTTCTCATCTTCTCCCTTCTTTCTCCGTTTGATTTGTCTTCTTCGTCTGATCTTTTCGTTCTCCCTCCGACTGAAATGTGTTGTATTTCTCTTCATCTCTTTGTTTCTCTACTTTGGCTTCTCGTTATGTCTTTTTTTGTTTCTCTCTACGTCTGCGATTCTCTGCTTTggaatggttttttttttttttttttttttttttttttttatattcttctTTGGTTTCTTCTTAGATTGGTACATACGAACGATATTCTTGTAGATCTAACGATATTTCGGTAAATCTAACCTTTTTCTTGGTAGNATTTGTATGTCTATTCCTGATATTCTTCTTTGGTTTCTTCTTAGATTGGTACATACGAACGATATTCTTGTAGATCTAACGATATTTCGGTAAATCTAACCTTTTTCTTGGTAGAtctaactattttttattttatagtagATTTAGGTTTTGTTTCTATTCAGATCTATTTTCGATAACTTTGTTCAACGCCGAAGATTTGTATTAAATCCGTCTTGATTTTCTCATGCATGTTTGATCTTCTTCCTTGCATGTTTGATATTCTTCCTCCCATGTTTGATTTTCCGATTCTGGACTGTCGAAGGTTATATTTTTCGATTCCGATTCCGATTCCAGATTGTCCAAAGCAAACCcctataatttttttgttcCTCTTGCAATTACTGTCCACTGTTGTTTCCACGGACTCGAATgggttatatattttttttatcctttatattgtattaaatcCGTCTCTGTTCTTCCTCATGCATGTTCGATATTCTTCCTCATGCATGTTCGATATTCTTCCTTGCATGTTCGATATTCTTCCTTGCATGTTTGATGTTCTTCCTTGTATGTTTGATGTTATTCTTCCATGTTTGATTTTTCGATTCTAGACTGTCGAAGATTCTATTTTTCGATTTCGATTCCGGATTGTCCAAAGCAAActcctataattttttttgttcctCTTACAATTACTGTCTAATGTTGTTTCCATTGGCTTGAATgggttatatatattttttaatctatttatattattttaaatctatctcTGTTCTTTTTTCCGATATCTATTCTATTTCTTGACTGGtttccatatttttttaatccaaatttcctcttgtcgcTTCAATATTAATTCATGTGTCTTTTCCTTGTCatttttcttatgtttttcCATCAAAATTAGAGGCAAGTTGATTCCTAGTAGAGGATGCTGACCATGTTATTAGAGCTTGGTGGAGGGTCAATCAACCCCAATAACAGGTctgtattctattttttttcccctaaaggCCAATGATGATTTGTTCTTTACCGTTTGAGTAtgatttctcaaattttagTATGATTTCCgttttaatttcatttctttaCAATTTATAGATTAGAAAAGGGCATGCATCTCTATTTTCCCTTATcttttgaatgattttttttttttttttaatttccttcaaatctgtttttctttatcttttgaGTATGATTTCTGTTTtggttttatttccttttaaccTATCTTTTGAgtgaatggattttttttttcattccattaaatttgttttcaacattcaaatgaatttaatttttgtacatTTAAAATTGACTTCAATTCTAGAAGTGTTGAGgctgtttatttttattgaggTTAGATGCACTTAAATTTACCTAACCTTTCTCACCAACTATCCTTATTATATTCTCTACTTATATCCCAATCTGTCCTCGTATTTTTTTAGACTTCTCCACATACTCCTTTATAAAGTGTGTTGTTAAGTCCTTTAACCTTCCTTTTTATTTCAACTTTCTCTTAAGTTCGTTTTACATTCTAGTATATGTTGTTTGGCTGTTGCAATATACTTTGTTTCCTTCCTCCACCTCTAACTTCAATTTATTCCATCTATATGAGGTATGCTTCCTTCTTTCCTTATAATCAAAGTAAGATATGTCGCTAACATTTCCTTGTTTTTATTAGACCTAGTACCGAATATTCTGCCCCCCTAGTTGTGGACTATCTCGACCCTCGCTCACTCCGAACATAAACAAAGGTATGATCTCGTATATTTTATTACTACTTCGATCATATCAACATACACTATGGTCTTACTACACTTCTGTTTCTTCCGTGTAGGGCCTAAATTAATCGAACATACCTTTTGTAAGTTTGAGGTTCGTAAGTTTTAAGTTCGGAATGATTTTCGTTACTGTCTATTCTTTCTTCTACTTGTTGGGGACTATTTAGTTCAAATGTATTATGGTTATGTATTTTGGACTTGTATGTTGGACATTTTCCCACATTTTCTCCCTTGTGAGAATGTTgagtttttttccctctctttcttCAAGAAGACTATTATAACACAAAGTTATCAGAAAAATATTATCttgtattgttaaattattggttgtatcaatttaaatcttcatttatcaaatgaattaatttaaataataagttttatcaaaagtatattaatttacATCTTCCATTATAAAAGTATATTAAATGATGAACATAGTatcaaacttataattttgttaattaaacCCCTACATTTCACAAACGAATGAATTTGAACTTAGAACtttgttaattaatttcatttgaacTTATAactttgttaattaattttgatgttttcaaatattaatcctGCAACAATTCTAATTgttcattttattaatttataaataattatatgttttgagtgatatttttaaaataagtctaAGGAGTATTAATTAATACACTAATGagaaatcattattattttaccGTTTAGAATTACACAATACAAGtataaaaatgtacaaactGAAAATACTTCCAAGTAAAACATGCTACAGAAGAAGTAAAATATGCTAAAATCTTTTTAAGTCATTTCTAttgatgtttttattatatcctttttatattataactaacattttaaaattatatgcaTGAAATAATTCAAACAATATATATTGAAACTTTGAAAATAGGGAAGATATagcaataaaatgaaaaaggtcttacaataaaatttgaaatttaactaGGCACATGAAAGTTCAACCAAATTTCTAGATTTTTGGGTGTGAGATGACAAGGGCTTTCCTAGAAATAAGTTTAGatacttttgtatttttatatacattttttgtCCACTATATAACTTCTTCGAAAATTTTAATCATCAGATAATTGAGTAAAACTTAATTGTCCAAATTGTTGTATAAGATTCTAGTAGTGTTTTATTTTAATGTacatatattacattttaagttgatatttattatattagttACACAGAGTTGTTGTTACATTTTAAATTATGCTTAAATTGTAGACTACTATAATAAATTTTAGACAGTCCCAAAAATTGTAGATTATAATATCAAATCTAATGCAAATCCAAATATGTCAAGTTTTATAATACTTATGTCGACTTCTGTCATTATTACATAGAGACGTTTATAATGTGTCAACTACAATATCTAGTTGCACACTTTAGTTTTTATAGATAAGAAAGGTTATATGAGGGGGCTCTTATACCATAACCTCTGCATCCTAACTCCTCAAACAAACCATTCACTTCAACGTCGATTACTGGTATTGACTACCTCCTGTTATGAAAATATAGGCAGATGAGAAAACACAAATTCTATGTCATTTTCATTGGGCGTATCACAAAGATCTATCTGTCCTGGCATGAATGTCATGGATAAGTTAGTGGGTACAAGTGGGTATTATACAAATCCTATGAAACATTCTATGAAGCAGAGAACGCGTATAGGTTTTACAGTACAACGCACATTGAACAAGTTAGTAACCAGGGCGTAGGACAATGTAGTACAATTATTGTAACTGTAATAGGTTTCATTTTTTGGGATGAACGTAATGTTTACTTGGCTCGGGATAGTCAGATATGAGTGATGTCCTAGGTTGACACGACTTGTCATTTTGTAACTAAACCCAAGTTCACTGATTCTAAGCATAATTCATTCTTTCATGATCTACATACTTCCACTATTACCTAGTAAGATGGAGACTGTTCAAGAGCTGTTTAAAATCATAACAATTATTATTGAGTCTCAAAGACAATTATTCTTCACTTTGGCAACGCTGCTTAACAACAATAGAAGGATAGAATAACAACCAGCAAACGTTAGACACTGCATTCAACAATTAACGTTCTTCCACCTCATTTATGAGAGTGACTTGGCTGTCGTGAGAGTACTCGGATGGATAGAAAGACGTTTATGATTTTATGCAACATGATTAGAATGATGGAATGTTTGGAGTCAGGTAGATGTGTTGGTATTGAAGAGATAGTGACAAATTTCCTACACATTCTTGCTCATGATGTGAAGAATAAAGTAGTACGCATACATTTTTTGAGATCTGGCGAGACGGTTTCGAGATATTTCATTGCAGTTCTTAGAGCAATAATACAGCTACACACTGTGTTGTTGAAAACCCCCGAACCAGGTATAAGTGAATGTACAGATGGACGATGGAAATGGTTTAAGATAGAAAAAAGTTCCAGTACTATCCCATTAAtgcatttgaaataaattatgctGACATCTTCTCAAATTATCatgattaaataatttcaacagAATTTCCTGGGGGCATTGGACGACACGTGCGTGAAAATGAATGCCAGTGTCGTAGATCGACCATGATATAGAACGAGGAAGGGGGAAATTGTCACAAATGTTCTTGTGGTATGTGACCAAAACGGAGAATTCATCTTCGTTATGCCAGGCTGGGAGGGCTTGGCCGCCTACTCTAGGGTCCTGAGGGATGCAGTTGCGCGACCGCATAAATTGAGGGTTCCAATGGGTATAAAAATCACTCATGTACATAAGCAACCTTCAGTTACTCCATTAATAGACATGTATTATAATCCCAAAATTTTTACAGGGTACTACTACCTGTGCGACACTGGCTACCCTAATGTTGAAGGATTTTTGGCTCCGTATAGAGGGGAACGCTACCATCTCTCAGACTAATGTGGAGTGGGCAACACACCGACAACACCGAAagaatttttcaacatgaagCATTCGTCAGCAAGAAATATTATCGAGCGAGCATTCAGACTTTTGAAGGTCGATGGACAATTCTGAGGGGAAAATCCTTCTACCTAGTATAGGTTCAATGTCGAACGATAACTGCGTGTTTCCTGATTCAAAACTTAATCACAAGGGAGATGGGGATCAATGCTGCACTTGATGATTCGCTGGATAAGAATTTTGCTTCTGCTATTACGGAAGGAGAGAATATTGAATTTATTGAGACCTCGAATGAATGGACCAAATTTAGAGATCATTTGGCTGCCAAAATATTTTCTCAATGGCAAATATCACGATTAACTTTTCTGAAGAAAGACATATTTGAACATCTTATCTATTTGTTGAACAATATTTCATGCTTCATTTATGTCGAGAACATTTTTAGTTCGACTATTTCAATccatggttttagttttttattttataacatgtCACACGAAGCTGTTTAATTTTCAGTAATGTCTTTACAATGTATGCATGGATGAATTAGAATGGCAGGCAATGGAAAAAGATCGAAACACACGGGGACAAAAGCAGAGGACGCTGGGTTGGTCAATGTTCTAACCTCTTTGGTGGAGTCCGGTTGGAAGTTTAACAATGGGACCTTCCTGTCGGGATATCTACAACACTTGGAGCAAATAATGGACGAGAATTTCTCGGATGTGGCCTAAACCAGGATACTACCAAATACAAGATTAGAAGTCTGAAGAAAATATTCGACAGTAACGGAGATGTTATATCAATCAGGGTTCAGATGGAACGAGGAGTTTAAGTGCGCTCAGGTGGACAGGGAGATCTTCGACGTTTGGGTTCcaatatgttttttaaaatattaaaaaatttacacCAAACctacttttatataatttcTAATATTGCTTTCATATATGAATTTAGTCATCATAACACAAAGGGATTGAACAAGCCATCCCTTCATACGATGAACTATCAAGTGTGTTTGGGAAGGATAAGGCAACCGGGCACTATTGCGAGCCACCAGTGGTGATGGTGTCAAATTTGTTCCTGGAAATGGAAGATGAGATTTGGCTAGGGTCACAAGAATACCCTACACTTGATAATGAACAAATCCAATTGTCTGAGGATGCGATGGAAGAAGATCAAGGAGATATGTCCACGGGGAGAGCAAGTGTACCAAATATTTTCAATGGCAGAGTGAGCGTATCAACAAATCCATCTAGAGGAAGTAAGAGGAAATGAATCACCTTCCAGAATGAAATGATTGACATCATGCGATCAACCACTGATATACAGTCAACACATATGTGCAGACTCGTTGTGTGACAAGTCGGGAAAtatgaaatggaatttggacgtcGAAAGGAGGTAGTTTAGGCCATATTTGGTATTGAATGGCTCACTGAGGATGATAGATGTGACCTGATTGAGAAAATTGGCATGGACATACAAAAAACGGACCTCTTCTTAATTGTACCAGAAGAGAAATGGCTACGGTACTATACTCAGCTACTTGCCCGGACCCACTAGACTGACCACCTAATATTTCAACCtgaaaaaacatatattttgtgatttttttaaatggcCAAATGTTCGGTCGATTGATATTACTTTTGTGATCTTCAGAACAATGTTACTGTGAAGGTAATTATCCTACGCACAATTTCAGTTCCAGATATACgattcatattatataaaaataaactggTAAGTTATCCAGTTATTCAACGTTCATGTATACGATATGTggaataataatgttaagttagcaagattcaatatatatacatacaatataccaattcatTATTAATTGAGCAGCAATGTGAAATGTATTTTGGTGGTATGTTTTacagattgaagagaattagaatcaTTACAGTTTTTCAAAAGAATACATggaaaataatctattatgttctacaagTTGAgataaaaaattgagattggtcagtttatgtcataaatgatttgagaaaataggtgtatagttgaaaattaatcaacaatagcaaagcataaaactaaaaactaaaaaatgaaattaaaaaaaaatagaaccaatctcattcacaaaaacTGCATTAGAtaccccaactcaactcaattctgCACTCAAACACAAACTTCCaaactcaactcaacccaaccctgcacaccaaac
This genomic window from Benincasa hispida cultivar B227 chromosome 4, ASM972705v1, whole genome shotgun sequence contains:
- the LOC120076767 gene encoding clp protease adapter protein ClpF, chloroplastic; the protein is MVQDLSIHALTALGDPKVYGSALSWRRNFKHFKQTSLTQLTSRQCFWYQCMRSFSLTSQPCGLKRGNFKVKAGWLFKGGGQELGGRIERSENANNDILIFFFQLDLATRVQYALNIEQYEIAQELRTKLTEVEAEIIKQQESKRGLTSKSEVQDKGLNIIRLRADLQKAVESENYALAAQLRDEISKLETESLAASAKVLAYESAEYSFRLGQKVRHKIFGYRGVVCGMDPVCCESSSWMEIAQVEKLSRGSNQPFYQVLVDVRTDPDLLVAYVAEENLLVPEEPDMESFDHPYNSFLFYGVDTAGDFIPIKQLREKYNRPRYEVPFDPQDDEQRGDD